TGCAAGCACCCTGCAGAAGTTTGCCCCAGAGCTAAAAAAAAAGCCTGATGGGTTAACTCAACTCATTACGTTTTGTGTGATTGTTGTCCTACTTGGCTTTAGTATTTCTTGCGGAATTATTTATCTATTCGAGGATTACATCAAGGCCTATTTTAGTACGAACTCTGCTTTATTGTCAGAATATTTTTTGGTAGTAATCGTGTTGGTTCTAATCCTTTCTCTTCATGCCTTATTTGAAGTCTATAGCAGACTATTCTTAAAAACAATTATTCAAAACATTATCAAAGAAGTGGCCTTAAGGCTCATGTTTTCTATTGGGGTTTCGCTTTACTTCATTCAATTTATATCCTTTCCTGAGTTGGTCTACGGTTTAATTCTGATGTACAGTTTGATGCTTATTATGCTTTTGTCATATACCCATTATTTGGGGGAACTCAAATTCAGCTTGAAGCTCGATTGGATCGACAAGCCATTGGTTAAACGCATTGCATTGTATTCTTTGTTTGTTATGATAGGTTCTGGCAGTGCCAATATTGTTTTGAACATTGACCAAATCATGATTTCTTCTGCACTAGGCCTGCAGGCCAATGGAGTTTACTCCACTGTGTTTTATTTTGCTGTAATGATTGAGCTTTCCAGACGTGTCATTGTACAGATAACCACCCCTCTTATTTCCGATTCATTAGAAAATCAAGATCTACCAGCTATAGAGAAAATCTACAAGCAAACTTCTATCAATCAGATGGTAGTAGGTGGGTTATTCTTCATAGGACTAGTTTGTAATTTGGACAACGTTTTTGCGCTGATGTCTAACGGACAAGAGTTCGCAACAGGAAAGTATGTGGTCTATTTCATTGGTCTATCCAAAGTAATGGAAATGGCCTTTGCTAATAGTAGTCCCATTATTGCTATGTCTAAATATTACAAGTTCAATGTAATAACCATAGCCATTTTGGCGATTCTTATGGTTTGCCTCAATCTTGTACTAATTCCAATGTTTGGTATATCAGGAGCTGCTTTTGCCTCCATGCTTGCCCTTTTAATTTTTGGAATTATCAAGATGATTTTCATCCAAATAAAGTTTGGCTTTATTCCATTCACCTGGAAGAATGGCACTTTACTACTCATCGGACTAGCGGTATTAGCCATAGGGTTTGCCCTTCCTAAATTTGATAATGCGATAATTGATTTAATCCTGCGCTCCTTTCTCATCGGGCTGCTTTATTGTGGAGCCGTATATTTCTTTAAAGTATCAGATGAAATAAATAATGGATTGATTCATCTGACGAAAAAGTTTTCACAACGATAATACTTTCATACTCATCGAAAGCACTAGATTAATTCCAATCAAATCAAGACTTCTCCGTTTCAATAGTATGAAAAATTTAAACCTACTTTTAATTCTGAGCTTTCTTTTGTTTGTAGAAGCATGTGATAGTGATGAACCAGATTCCAATACCGGCGATGAAAACACAAAAGAACTCAGTCAGTTGTCCGATGATTTCTCTGGAGATGGAGCGCTCATCGACTATGTCACCAACAACGCATCAGCCTTACCCGACGTATCGAGAAAAAATGGGCGATACCATGCCAACCTCACCTCGAATACAAACAACATCACGCTACACTATCACGAGGACCAAGGTCGACTGGATGCAAAGAAACTGTCCTTCCCTTTTGAATTTATAGCCAGGAATATTGGCATTGGCACGCAAGAAGATTCACAAACAGCACCTACATCTGTCAACTCTCCTTACAATTTTTGTGGAGTACAAGTGCACGTGCTGAATCTCGA
The sequence above is drawn from the Reichenbachiella sp. genome and encodes:
- a CDS encoding oligosaccharide flippase family protein, whose protein sequence is MGVVIKQSSISAFFTYLGAAIGFVNTIILFPIFLSTEQIGLLRVIPSTAFLITSFSQLGIASTLQKFAPELKKKPDGLTQLITFCVIVVLLGFSISCGIIYLFEDYIKAYFSTNSALLSEYFLVVIVLVLILSLHALFEVYSRLFLKTIIQNIIKEVALRLMFSIGVSLYFIQFISFPELVYGLILMYSLMLIMLLSYTHYLGELKFSLKLDWIDKPLVKRIALYSLFVMIGSGSANIVLNIDQIMISSALGLQANGVYSTVFYFAVMIELSRRVIVQITTPLISDSLENQDLPAIEKIYKQTSINQMVVGGLFFIGLVCNLDNVFALMSNGQEFATGKYVVYFIGLSKVMEMAFANSSPIIAMSKYYKFNVITIAILAILMVCLNLVLIPMFGISGAAFASMLALLIFGIIKMIFIQIKFGFIPFTWKNGTLLLIGLAVLAIGFALPKFDNAIIDLILRSFLIGLLYCGAVYFFKVSDEINNGLIHLTKKFSQR